In the Enterococcus saigonensis genome, one interval contains:
- a CDS encoding DUF6037 family protein, which translates to MVNVFENLKLLKLDMKDKGWVIDSFYFRYKQQNYIVLVKLFEKEEKVPEYALLKLEFLKENDFSDMLAVYANSVKLYTDTKTIREYFGIEYSSNLGDVLFQFSQTLARFIPTEVSEKKNEDQKEAMCFSLSQSDSEDPRKKYCFSVRRNPLKGNGELGKRSPFNDNKTRLYRPSLYERLGSDTNLSFRYSMNPDDEETDEGIIAKWTKNKIE; encoded by the coding sequence ATGGTAAATGTATTTGAAAATCTTAAACTATTAAAACTAGACATGAAAGATAAAGGCTGGGTGATAGATTCCTTTTACTTTCGTTACAAACAGCAAAATTATATTGTACTTGTTAAGCTATTTGAAAAAGAGGAAAAAGTTCCAGAATATGCTCTGTTAAAACTAGAATTTTTAAAGGAAAACGATTTTTCAGATATGCTAGCTGTCTATGCTAATTCGGTAAAATTATATACAGACACGAAAACAATAAGAGAATATTTTGGTATCGAATACAGTAGTAACTTGGGAGATGTTTTATTTCAATTTAGCCAAACTCTTGCTCGATTTATTCCGACAGAAGTTAGTGAGAAGAAAAATGAAGACCAAAAAGAAGCCATGTGTTTCTCATTAAGTCAAAGTGATTCAGAAGATCCCAGAAAAAAATATTGTTTTTCAGTTAGAAGAAATCCTTTAAAGGGAAATGGTGAGCTGGGAAAACGAAGTCCTTTTAATGACAATAAAACGAGATTGTATAGACCCAGCTTATATGAACGATTAGGGTCAGATACCAATTTAAGTTTCAGATATTCAATGAATCCAGATGATGAAGAAACTGATGAAGGTATTATTGCAAAATGGACAAAAAATAAAATTGAATAG
- a CDS encoding antirestriction protein ArdA has product MKVYVANLGRYNEGELVGAWFTPPIDEEEMAERIGLNEDYEEYAIHDFELPFDVDEYTPISEINRLCEAIQEIEGTPIYNELKEIQGMWFSSLEELLENKEDIHCYSDCDSMEDVARYYVEETGQLGEVPSNLQNYIDYQSLGRDMEIEGNYLVTSHGVFEYCQ; this is encoded by the coding sequence ATGAAAGTCTATGTGGCAAATTTAGGACGGTATAATGAAGGTGAATTAGTCGGAGCATGGTTTACTCCACCAATTGATGAGGAAGAAATGGCAGAAAGAATCGGTTTAAATGAGGACTACGAAGAATATGCAATACATGATTTTGAGCTTCCTTTTGATGTGGACGAATACACGCCGATTAGTGAAATCAACCGTCTATGTGAAGCCATTCAAGAAATCGAAGGTACACCTATTTATAATGAACTCAAAGAAATTCAAGGCATGTGGTTTAGTAGCTTGGAAGAATTACTGGAAAACAAAGAGGATATTCATTGTTATAGTGATTGTGATTCGATGGAAGATGTCGCCCGTTATTACGTGGAAGAAACAGGACAGCTTGGTGAAGTCCCTTCCAATTTACAAAATTATATTGACTACCAATCTTTGGGACGTGATATGGAAATAGAGGGTAATTACCTAGTTACCTCTCATGGGGTATTTGAATATTGTCAGTAA
- a CDS encoding abortive infection family protein, with product MFTNDQFKSLLIKTLERKSSSNYYEGGNEIVSKMKISEVTLDETDDFTYYKGYKKGWNTLCTYLKIRVPFDDLDFFESHKDLITQTASSIYDKQGDNVLVDTILVPLPENYEVINFSQLKISDVVSQAIEDAESFMSNGEYQRAFDRVHTAFHGYLIEILKKYEITVPRDENLSKLYSRIQQLIEKEIQPTELADIVKTTIRSSNGMISSLNEARNRHSLAHPNTNIIGKREAKLIIGISSTVTDYISGYLDK from the coding sequence ATGTTTACAAATGATCAATTTAAATCTCTTTTAATTAAAACATTAGAAAGAAAGAGCTCTTCAAATTATTATGAAGGAGGTAACGAGATTGTTTCTAAAATGAAAATATCAGAGGTAACTTTAGATGAGACTGACGATTTTACTTATTATAAAGGATATAAAAAGGGCTGGAATACGCTTTGCACATATCTTAAAATAAGAGTTCCTTTTGATGATTTAGACTTTTTTGAAAGTCATAAAGATTTGATTACCCAGACAGCAAGCTCCATATATGATAAACAAGGTGATAATGTATTAGTGGATACTATTTTAGTACCACTTCCAGAGAATTACGAAGTAATTAACTTTAGTCAGTTGAAAATTAGTGATGTGGTTTCACAAGCTATTGAAGACGCTGAGTCTTTTATGAGTAATGGTGAATATCAACGTGCCTTTGACAGAGTTCACACTGCTTTTCATGGATATTTAATTGAAATACTAAAAAAATATGAAATTACAGTTCCTAGAGACGAAAATCTATCTAAATTATATAGTAGGATACAACAATTAATTGAAAAAGAAATTCAACCTACTGAACTTGCTGATATAGTGAAGACAACGATAAGGTCATCAAATGGAATGATTAGCTCTCTTAATGAAGCAAGAAATAGGCATTCACTTGCACACCCTAATACAAATATTATTGGAAAGAGAGAAGCAAAACTAATAATAGGTATTTCAAGTACAGTTACAGATTATATTAGCGGATACCTTGATAAGTAG
- the mobT gene encoding MobT family relaxase, whose amino-acid sequence MENEKIWIKELKEKRLAYGVSQNKLAVASHITRPYLSDIETGKAVPTQQVKEDLLNALERFNPDNPLEMLFDYVRIRFPTNDVAQIIGEVLRLNMDYMLHEDFGYYSYPEHYRFGDIVVLVSHDVSKGVLLELKGKGCRQFENFLLAQHRSWYDFFQDCMEHKGIFKRLDLAINDKTGILNIPDLAKKCKQEECISVFRSFKNYRSGELVHRDEKPYMGNTLYIGSLKSEVYFCIYEKDYEQYVKNDVPLEDAEVKNRFEIRLKNDRATQAMKDLLAHQQAEKTAFEIINRYIRFADKDDTKRRSDWKTNERWEWFIGKNRGALRLTTQPEPYSFERTLNWLHHQVAPTLKIASILDVLNGTTIISTMIQEAKLTEKHEKLIEQQHLAMEDLIT is encoded by the coding sequence ATGGAAAACGAAAAAATTTGGATTAAGGAATTGAAAGAAAAGCGACTGGCTTATGGCGTTTCTCAAAATAAACTGGCGGTTGCTTCTCATATTACCAGACCTTACCTATCGGATATTGAAACAGGCAAGGCAGTCCCTACTCAACAGGTGAAAGAAGATTTACTGAACGCTTTGGAACGCTTCAATCCCGATAACCCATTGGAGATGTTATTCGACTATGTACGGATTCGATTCCCTACCAATGATGTGGCTCAAATTATCGGTGAGGTTTTACGTTTGAATATGGATTATATGCTACACGAAGACTTTGGCTATTATTCTTATCCCGAACACTATCGTTTCGGTGATATTGTTGTCCTAGTCTCTCATGATGTAAGTAAAGGTGTTTTATTAGAACTGAAAGGAAAAGGCTGTCGGCAATTTGAAAACTTTCTATTGGCTCAACATCGGAGCTGGTATGATTTCTTTCAAGATTGCATGGAACATAAAGGTATTTTCAAACGCTTGGATTTAGCTATCAACGATAAAACAGGGATTTTGAATATTCCAGATTTGGCAAAGAAATGTAAACAGGAAGAATGCATTTCCGTCTTTCGAAGCTTTAAAAATTATCGCAGTGGTGAATTGGTTCACCGTGATGAAAAACCATACATGGGAAACACACTTTATATTGGCTCATTAAAAAGTGAAGTCTATTTCTGTATATATGAGAAAGATTATGAGCAATACGTGAAAAATGATGTTCCCTTAGAAGACGCAGAAGTAAAGAATCGGTTTGAAATTCGGTTAAAAAATGACCGAGCCACCCAAGCCATGAAAGATTTATTGGCACATCAACAGGCGGAAAAAACAGCCTTTGAAATTATCAATCGCTATATCCGCTTTGCAGATAAAGACGACACTAAACGTCGGAGTGATTGGAAAACTAATGAACGTTGGGAATGGTTTATCGGTAAAAATCGTGGAGCATTACGCCTAACCACACAGCCAGAGCCTTATTCTTTTGAACGAACATTGAACTGGTTACATCATCAAGTCGCCCCTACATTAAAAATCGCAAGCATTTTAGATGTTCTCAACGGTACAACCATTATCTCCACCATGATTCAGGAAGCCAAACTGACAGAAAAACATGAGAAATTAATTGAACAACAACATCTAGCCATGGAGGATTTGATTACATGA
- a CDS encoding FtsK/SpoIIIE domain-containing protein — translation MPLLHDRGERIKANDKHLVYHFVLISLLVVFLVVLLPFHWRALQSVNWQAVQLDTFFYQLHTPYFWSSILTALFVCGLISWLYYHYRIDSIKQLEHRQKLARMILENHWYEAEETQSEGFFKDLPSKKTKQRIRHFPKIYYRMKDGLIHIHVEITLGKYQDQLLHLENKLETGLYCELVEKTLKDSYVEYVLLYDTIGNRIGIEDVVAQDGRVKLMESVYWEFDSLPHMLIAGGTGSGKSYFILTLIESLLHTNAKLYILDPKNADLADLGAVMNNVYYRKEDMLACINQFYEDMIDRSETMKQHPNYKTGENYAYLGLSANFLIFDEYVAMMDMLGRESTTVIHKLKQIVMLGRQAGFFLILACQRPDAKYFSDGIRDNFNFRVALGRMSEMGFGMMFGSDTQKQFFLKPIKGRGYVDTGKSVISEFYTPLVPKRYDFLGEIGKVIQKKQSEPVPHEVKGTGSDLL, via the coding sequence ATGCCATTGCTTCATGACAGAGGAGAGCGAATCAAAGCCAACGATAAGCACTTGGTCTATCATTTTGTACTAATTTCATTGCTGGTAGTTTTTCTAGTCGTCCTACTCCCTTTTCATTGGAGAGCGTTACAATCGGTGAACTGGCAAGCAGTTCAGTTAGATACATTTTTCTATCAACTTCATACGCCATACTTTTGGAGCAGTATTCTCACTGCTCTTTTTGTATGCGGACTTATCAGCTGGCTTTATTATCACTATCGTATAGATTCTATAAAACAGTTAGAGCACCGTCAAAAGTTAGCTCGTATGATTTTAGAAAATCATTGGTATGAAGCCGAAGAAACTCAATCAGAGGGATTCTTTAAAGATTTACCCAGCAAGAAAACCAAACAACGAATCCGCCATTTTCCTAAAATATATTATCGAATGAAAGATGGACTAATCCATATTCATGTAGAAATCACCTTAGGGAAATATCAAGATCAGCTTTTGCACCTAGAAAACAAACTAGAAACAGGATTGTATTGTGAATTAGTGGAAAAAACGTTGAAAGATTCTTATGTAGAGTATGTCCTACTTTATGATACTATTGGCAATCGAATTGGCATTGAAGACGTGGTAGCTCAAGATGGACGTGTCAAATTGATGGAATCGGTCTATTGGGAGTTCGATTCTCTCCCTCACATGTTAATTGCTGGGGGCACTGGTAGTGGAAAATCCTATTTTATTCTCACATTGATTGAATCTCTCCTGCATACAAATGCAAAGCTTTATATTCTTGACCCTAAAAATGCTGATTTGGCAGACTTAGGGGCGGTCATGAATAATGTCTATTACCGTAAAGAAGATATGTTGGCATGTATCAATCAATTTTACGAAGATATGATTGATCGCAGTGAAACCATGAAACAACACCCTAACTATAAAACAGGAGAAAATTATGCTTATCTTGGTTTGTCTGCCAATTTTCTTATTTTTGATGAATATGTGGCAATGATGGATATGCTAGGTCGTGAAAGTACCACCGTTATTCATAAACTCAAACAAATTGTAATGTTAGGACGACAAGCAGGCTTCTTTTTAATTCTTGCCTGTCAACGTCCAGACGCAAAATATTTTAGTGATGGGATTCGGGACAACTTTAACTTCCGTGTGGCTTTGGGTCGTATGTCTGAAATGGGCTTTGGTATGATGTTCGGAAGCGATACACAAAAACAATTTTTCTTAAAACCCATCAAGGGAAGAGGTTACGTGGATACAGGAAAAAGTGTGATTAGTGAGTTTTATACACCCCTTGTACCAAAAAGGTACGATTTCTTAGGAGAAATAGGAAAAGTCATTCAAAAAAAGCAATCTGAGCCTGTACCGCACGAAGTGAAAGGTACAGGTTCAGACTTGCTTTGA
- a CDS encoding Mom family adenine methylcarbamoylation protein, which produces MTNTPLILKEIPKDEAISFIRQYHYSKILPRLCKYFLGIFSEEKLLGVVELGWGTQPLQTIRKLFPDSSLQTTDYLEIGKMCFLPEMNQTNYFGSQALSALIKWLKEHTDCHFLYTLADGIEGKCGYVYQASNFFYCGYFKTSVYRDKQSWEKIHPRSARLLLEENARFEQVEKKHWLSQAFCEYKGIEKINGRMFRYLYPLTKEAKKLLGHTLYRRHYYPKEKNLRFEKRIAYQKYEAISQPTFDKQARIYNTQLF; this is translated from the coding sequence ATGACAAACACACCATTGATTTTGAAAGAAATTCCGAAAGATGAAGCCATTTCTTTTATTCGGCAATACCATTATTCAAAGATACTCCCTAGATTGTGTAAATACTTTCTAGGGATTTTTTCAGAAGAAAAATTATTAGGCGTTGTGGAATTAGGCTGGGGTACGCAACCCCTACAAACCATACGCAAACTCTTTCCCGACAGTTCCCTTCAAACCACAGATTATTTAGAAATTGGAAAGATGTGTTTTCTTCCAGAAATGAATCAAACCAATTATTTTGGCAGTCAAGCTCTTTCAGCTCTAATTAAGTGGTTGAAAGAACATACGGACTGTCATTTTTTATATACACTGGCAGATGGAATTGAGGGAAAATGTGGCTATGTCTATCAAGCGTCCAACTTCTTTTACTGCGGGTATTTCAAGACAAGTGTCTATCGTGATAAGCAGTCATGGGAAAAGATACACCCTCGAAGTGCTCGCCTTTTATTAGAGGAAAATGCTCGCTTTGAACAGGTAGAGAAAAAGCATTGGCTTTCCCAGGCATTTTGCGAATACAAAGGGATTGAGAAAATCAATGGACGCATGTTTCGCTATCTCTATCCGTTGACAAAAGAAGCGAAAAAACTGTTAGGACACACTCTCTATCGACGTCATTATTATCCGAAAGAAAAAAATTTACGCTTTGAAAAGCGAATCGCTTATCAGAAATATGAAGCCATTTCTCAACCAACTTTTGATAAACAGGCTCGTATCTACAATACACAATTATTTTGA
- a CDS encoding YdcP family protein — translation MRLAEGIVIEKDQTFGTLKFSALRREVRIQNEDGTVSEEIKERTYDLKSKGQGRMIQVSIPASVPLKEFDYNAEVELINPVADTVATATFRGADVDWYVKADDLVLKGQTKPHQKYKKEASESEK, via the coding sequence ATGAGATTAGCAGAAGGTATTGTGATTGAAAAAGACCAGACATTTGGCACATTGAAATTTTCCGCCTTGCGTCGTGAGGTTCGTATCCAGAATGAAGATGGTACGGTTTCCGAAGAAATTAAAGAACGTACCTATGACTTAAAATCAAAAGGACAAGGACGCATGATACAAGTCAGTATCCCCGCTTCTGTTCCTTTGAAAGAATTTGACTACAACGCAGAAGTGGAATTAATCAATCCTGTGGCAGATACCGTAGCGACGGCTACTTTTCGAGGGGCAGACGTTGATTGGTACGTGAAAGCAGACGATCTTGTATTAAAAGGACAGACAAAACCTCATCAGAAATATAAAAAAGAAGCGTCCGAAAGTGAAAAATAG
- a CDS encoding YdcP family protein, with translation MELKYVIPNMEKTFGQLEYAGEGNIEQRRINGRPTILSRSYNLYSTIQRADDIVVILPSEAGEKHFESDEKVKLINPHITAEGYKIGNRGFTNYIMHADDMVKA, from the coding sequence ATGGAACTTAAATATGTCATTCCCAATATGGAAAAAACATTTGGACAATTAGAATATGCTGGTGAAGGGAACATTGAACAACGTCGAATAAATGGCAGACCAACCATTCTCTCTCGTAGTTACAATTTATACTCAACGATTCAACGAGCAGATGATATTGTTGTCATTCTTCCCTCCGAAGCTGGCGAGAAACATTTTGAATCCGACGAAAAAGTCAAACTCATCAACCCACATATTACCGCAGAAGGTTATAAAATTGGCAATCGAGGATTTACCAATTACATTATGCACGCAGACGATATGGTGAAAGCATAA